In Kogia breviceps isolate mKogBre1 chromosome 7, mKogBre1 haplotype 1, whole genome shotgun sequence, a single window of DNA contains:
- the GAL gene encoding galanin peptides, which translates to MPRGCALLLASLLLAAALSATLGLGSPVKEKRGWTLNSAGYLLGPHAIDNHRSFHDKHGFTGKRELEPEDEARPGSADRRLLENNVVRTIIEFLTFLQLKDAGALEHRPGLPAAVSSGGVEQS; encoded by the exons ATGCCCAGAGGCTGCGCCCTCCTGCTCGCCTCGCTGCTCCTCGCCGCGGCCCTTTCAGCCACCCTGGGGCTCGGGTCGCCG GTGAAGGAAAAGAGAGGCTGGACCCTGAACAGTGCTGGCTACCTTCTTGGACCAC ATGCCATTGACAACCACAGATCATTTCACGACAAGCATGGCTTCACTGGCAAGCGGGAACTCGAGCCTGAAGACGAAGCCAGGCCAG GAAGCGCTGACAGGCGGCTGCTGGAGAACAATGTTGTGCGCACGATAATCGAGTTTCTGACTTTCTTGCAGCTCAAAG ACGCCGGGGCCCTGGAGCACCGGCCCGGCCTCCCCGCAGCAGTGTCCTCAGGAGGCGTGGAGCAGTCCTAG